GCTCAGCAGCAGGAGCAGGCTCCGCCCGGTCCACGCGGCCGGCCTCGTGCTGGGCGTCGTCGGCATCGTGATGTCGGCCGTCGACCGGCTGAACCTGGGCGTGGTCACCGTCGGCGGCATCGTCCTCGGCTGCTGCGCCGTCTGCTGCCTTGCCCTGGGCACGTTCCTCACGCCGTACCTGATCCGGCCGGGAACCGACCTGTTCCTCGCCACCGGCTGGCAGTCCCTGACCGGCGCCGTCCCGCTCCTGCTGATCACCGCCTGCACCGGCGACCTGGTGCCCGACGGCATGGGCCCGCGCCTCGTCGGCCTCATGCTCTACCTGGCGCTGGGCGCCTCGATCCTCGGGATGACGCTCTGGCTGCTGCTGATACGCAGGGTCGGACCGAGCCGCGCCAGCATCGCCCAGTTCATGCCCCCGCTGTTCAGCATCGCCCTGGCCGCCGCCCTGCTCGGGGAGCCCGTCACCCCGCTTGAGGCGCTCGCGGTCGTCCCGGTGGCGCTGAGCACCGTACTGACCACCCGCCGGTGAACGGCGGCCGGTCCGCGCGGCCCCGTCCCGCCGCCGGACGGAGCACCCGGGCCGGCCGCCCCCATCGCCGCTGCGCACCATTGTCCGGCGACGGCCGAGACGTTAACGTGAGGCACGATCACCGGAGTCGGCGGCCGTCCACCGGCGCGCCCCGACCCCGTGACCGGTCCGACGATCCGGAGGTGAACGGCATGCGGGCGCGACGCGACAGCCGACTGCCGCACTACGGACGGGCCTTCACCACGCGCGTGCTGCGCCGCCACGTCGACCTGCTCCGGGTCAGCAGCGCCCTCTGTCCGGGGACCCCGCCGCGCCACTGAGCGCGCCCGCCCCGCCGGCGTCGCCACGCGCCGCGCACCGATCGCACCGCGCGATCCTCCGCCTGCCCCGAACCCGTTCGCCGCCGCCGTGCGGCGACCCGCGCGTGAGGTGAGAGCCATGTCCCCGTTCGCGCCCCGACCCCAGCTGCATCTGGGGGTGTTCTACCCGGGCGTCGGCGCCCAGCTGATCTGGGACGACCCCGACGCCCTCCCGCACACCGCCGCCGACACCTTCGTCCGGGTCGCCCGGACCCTCGAACGCGGCCTGTTCGACGCCTTCTTCCTCGGCGAGGGGCTGCGGGTGCGGGAGAACCGCGGCCGCGTCTTCGACCTCGACGCCGCCGGCCGGCCCGACGCCATCACCCAGCTCTCCGCCCTCGCCGCCGTCACCGAGCGGATCGGCCTGGTGGCCACCCAGAACACCACCTACAACCACCCCGCGGACCTGGCCCGCCGACTGGCCGGCCTCGACCTGCTCTCCGGCGGGCGGGCCGGCTGGAACGTCGTGACCACCGACAACGCCTGGACCGGCGCCAACTTCCGGCACGGCGGCTGGCTCGCGCACGAGCGCCGCTACGAACGCGCCGACCGATTCATCGACGTCGCCAAGGAGCTGTGGTCGTCCTGGGGCCGGCCCGACGCCACCGTCGAGCGGGACGACGACCTGGTCAGGCTGACCGCCACCGCCACCGTGCCCGGCAGCCCCCAGGGCCGTCCCGTGCTGTTCCAGGCGGGCGACTCCGACGGCGGCCGCGAACTCGCCGCCCGCCACGCCGAAGTGGTCTTCTCCGCCCACACCGAGTACGGCAAGGCACTCGCCTACGCGACCGACCTGCGCGCCCGACTGGCCCGGCACGGACGCCCACCGGACGCGCTGCGCATCCTGCCCGGCGCGGGCGTCGTCCTCGGCGACACCCAGGACGACGCCGTGGAGAAGGCCCGCTGGGTGCGCGAGCAGCAGGTCAACGGAGCCCGCGCGACCGCCTGGCTGGAACAGTACTGGGGCACCGACCTGTCCGCCTACGACCCCGACGGGCCGCTGCCCGACATCGAGCCCACCGCCGACGAACTCGACCCCTCGCGCGGCACCGTCGCGGTCGAGCACCGCACCGGCAAGCTCGCCCTCGTCCAGAAATGGCGGGCGCTCGCCGCCGAACGCGACCTGTCCATCAAGGAGTTGGTGCGGGAGGTCTCCCCGGTCCACCCGACGTTCGTCGGCACCCCGGGCGCCGTCGCCGACGAATGGGCCCGCTATCTGCGCGACGGCGCCGTCGACGGCTTCAACCTCGCCCCGCACACCCTCCCCACCTCCGTGGACGACGTCGTCGACCTGCTCGTCCCGGAACTCCAGGAACGGGGCGTCTACCGCACCGAGTACCGGGGCAGCACCCTCCGCGACCACCTCGGCCTGCCGCCGCTACCGACCGCCGGACGCCCCTGACCGCCGCACGGCCGCGGCGCCCAGGTCGGCCAGGAGGAACACCGTCAGCAGCGCCGCCGTCGCCGGGAAGAGGACGGGCGGGCCGCCCAGGGCCAGTACCGGGCCGCCCAGGAGCGAGCCCGCGCCCGTCCCGGCGTCGAAGGCGATGTTCCACGCCACCCCCGCGAGGACCGGCTCCCCCGACGTCTCCTCCGCCGCCCGCATCGCCAGGACCAGCGTGGCGCTCTGCACCGCCCCGAACCCCACGCCGAACAGCGCGGCACCCCCGAGCAACAGCACCGGCTGATGGGAGGCGGCGCCCGCGGCGGCGCCCACGGCGGTGAGGACGGCGGCCGGCACCAGCACCGGCCGGCCGCCGTGGCGGTCGATGAGCCAGCCCGCGCCGAGCCGGGAGAGCACCGTGGCACCCTGCGCCACCAGCAGCGCCTCGGGCGCGGCCGGCGCCGTCAGCGGCAGGAAGGTGAAGACGACTCCGTACGCCGTCGTCGACGCGAACTCCACGAGCAGCGGCCCGGACAGCGGGCGCAGCGACCGCCAGGTGCCGCGCCGCTTCCGCGGCCGGCCCGCGGCGGCCGGCGGCGCCCCCCGCGGGAAGCCGAAGGCGCCGGCCACCACCAGGGCGGCGGCGCCCGCCGCCAGCGCGAACGTCACCCCGTACGCGCCCCGCCTGGCCAGCGCGATGCCCAGCGGGGCGCCCAGCACACCGGCGACCCCGACCACCGCGCCGTACCAGCCGAGCGCGCGCCCCCGGCTGCCCGGCGGGAACAGCTCCGTCGTGAAGGTGACCCCCGCCACGACGAACACCCCGAACCCCAGCCCCCGCACCGCCGAGAGGACGGCCAGCGCGGGCATCGACGCCGCGACCGGCAGCGCGAGAGCCGGCAGCCCGAGCAGCACGCCGCTCAACGCGAGGGAGCGGCGCCTGCCGAGCCGGGCGAACAGCCGGGGCGTGAACGGCTGCACGGCCAGGGTCGCCGCCATCAGCGTGGCGGTCAGCGTCCCGGCGCCCGCGGGACCCGCGCCCGAGGCGACCGCGTACGCGGGCAGCGCGGAGAGCAGCAGATTGAACCCGGCGAAGCCGCCGAACGCGGCGAGCAGCGCGCCGCCGACCGCCGCCCGCCGCCGCCCGAGGGGCGGAGCGGGCGCGCGGCCGGCGGGCGCGGACGGACCGGCGGGCCTGGTCACCGGGGTACGACCGGGCCCGCGCCACGGGCGCCGGTCAGTGCCGGCCCCAACCGGGAACCGTCCCGTCGACGGTCACCTCGTACTGGTCGTAGCGGGACATCAGGTCGAGCAACTCGTCCTCGGTGGGCCGGTTGCCGTCGGCGTACAGCTCCGCGAGGCCACGGAAGTAGTCCTCGCGGTCCTTGGCCGGGGTGAAGATGATGAGCATGGTGGCCTGGTCCTGGTACGGGTTGCGGAAGCCGTGCGACATGTTCTCGGGCACATTGACATAGGTACCCGGCTTGGCGGGGAAACTGCGTCCGTCGAGGTGGAGTTCCACCGTCCCGTGCAGCACGTAGAACGCCTCCAGCTGCTCCTTGTGTATGTGCGGTGAGGCTCCGGGCGCGCCCGGGTCCATCCGGTGCTCGAAGAGACCGAGGCGGTTGTCGGTCTCCCCTCCGACGGCCTTGAACGTGGTCTGCGTGGTGGTGCCGATCTGCACGGACTCGCCCTCGGCGGGCAGGACGATGCGGGGAAGCTGAGTCATCGTACGGGCTCCTCAATGGGTGGTGGGTGCGGCGGCGGAAACCGTCAGACGGCGCTGTCCTCGGCGGCCGCGGCCGCCTCCAGCCAGGACAGATAGCGCTCGCCCGTGTCGGGGAAGAGGGTCACGAAGGTGTGCCCGGCGTGCTCGGGGCGGGCCGCGAGCACCCGGCAGGCGTGCGCGGCGGCCCCCGAGGAGACGCCGACGAGCAGGCCCTCGGTGCGGGCCAGCAGCCGGCTGGTGTCGAAGGCGGCGGCGTCGGAGACGGTGAGCACCTCGTCGATCAGGTCGGTGTCGGTGGTGTCGGCGACGAACCCGCCGTTGAGGCCGGGGATGCGGTGCAGTCCGCCCCAGCCCTCGCTGAGCACCGGGGAGCGCTCCGGCTCCACCGCCACCACCCGCAGCGCCGGGTGGCGCTCCTTCAGGTAGCGGGCCGTCCCGCTGAGCGTGCCGCCGGTGCCCACCCCGACGACCAGCACGTCGAGACGGCCCCCGGTGTCGGCCCAGATCTCGGGTCCCGTGGTCGCGTAGTGCGCGGCCACGTTGTCGTCGTTCTCGTGCTGGCGCGCGAACCAGGAACCCGGCCTCTCCCGGTGGATCTCCTCGGCCTTCTCGATGGCGGCGGTGTACCCCTCCTCGGCCGGCGTCAGCACCACCTCGGCGCCGAACGCCCGCAGCAGCTGGATCCGTTCCTGGGTGGCGCTGTCCGGCAGCACGATGACGCACGCGTAGCCGCGCGCCGCGCTCAGCGCGGCCAGCGAGATGCCGGTGTTGCCCGACGACGCCTCGACGACCGTGCCGTGGCCCCGGGTGAGCAGGCCGCGCCGCTCGGCCGCCTCGATCATGTAGAGGCCGGTGCGGTCCTTCACGCTGGAGAGCGGATTGGCGCTCTCCAGCTTGGCGTACACGGTCGCGCCCGGGGTGCCGGGATCGATCCGGACCAGCGGGGTGCCACCGACCAGTTCCTCAAGCGAGCCGGCCGGCCGGCGTCCGCCGGGCAGCGGCCCGAGGTCCGCCCCGGAGCCGGGGGGCGCGGTGTCCTGCGGTGGGGAGGTGTTCGTGGTCATCGTCTGCTCCTCGGTCGGCGGTGGACGGTCGGCGACATGCCGTCGCGGATCACCAGTTGGGGAAGGCGGTCGCGGCCGCCGGGGTGCGCGGCGGCGTGCCCGTGGTCACGGCCAGGGCCTGCGGCAGGCGGCGCGGTGCCGGGCGGCGCGGCACGGGACGCCGCGGCCCTGCGGCCGGGGCGAGGACCCGGCTGCCGCTCGGCACGTCCCTGATCACCAGCGCCTGGGCGCCGATGACACTGTCGTCGCCGACGGTCACCGGGCCGAGGACGGTCGCGTTCGCGCCGATCACGACCCGGTCGCCCACCCTCGGGTGGCGCCGGTCGCCGGCCGGCCTGGCCCGGTCGTGCCACCAGCCGGTGGAACCCAGCGTCACCTGGTGGAAGAGCGTCACGTCGTCCCCGATGACGGCCGTCTCGCCGATCACCACCCCCGCGCCGTGGTCCACGAAGAAGCCGCGGCCGATCCGCGCGCCGGGATGGATCTCCACCCCGCCGGACGCCACCCGCGCCGCGTTCGACAGCAGCCGCGCGGTGCGGCGCAGCCCCCTGCGGTGCAGCCGGTGCGCGACCCGGTAGCCCCACACGGCGGGCAGCGCCGGATGCAGCAGGGCCTCACCGCGGCTGAGCACCGACGGGTCCCGGCCCCTGATGGTGTCGAGATCCGCCACGGCCGACCGCAACCAGCCCGGCGCCGCGAGCGCGGACCGCAACCTGCCGACCGGGGGGACCGACCGCGGCCCGCCCGGCGCCGCGCGGCGCCTCACCTGCGTTCCTCCGCCTTGGTCGCCGGCGCGGCGGCCGCCACCGGCGCGTCGGCGGGCGGTGCCGCCTTGGGCGTACGGCGCAACTGGCCGAGCCGGTTCTCCGCGTACCCCATGCCGATCAGCACGATCACCCCGCCGACCAGCAGGTTCCACGACACCGTCTCGCCGAGCGCGATCGCGCCGATCAGGAC
The sequence above is a segment of the Streptomyces griseoviridis genome. Coding sequences within it:
- the epsC gene encoding serine O-acetyltransferase EpsC translates to MADLDTIRGRDPSVLSRGEALLHPALPAVWGYRVAHRLHRRGLRRTARLLSNAARVASGGVEIHPGARIGRGFFVDHGAGVVIGETAVIGDDVTLFHQVTLGSTGWWHDRARPAGDRRHPRVGDRVVIGANATVLGPVTVGDDSVIGAQALVIRDVPSGSRVLAPAAGPRRPVPRRPAPRRLPQALAVTTGTPPRTPAAATAFPNW
- a CDS encoding PLP-dependent cysteine synthase family protein; its protein translation is MTTNTSPPQDTAPPGSGADLGPLPGGRRPAGSLEELVGGTPLVRIDPGTPGATVYAKLESANPLSSVKDRTGLYMIEAAERRGLLTRGHGTVVEASSGNTGISLAALSAARGYACVIVLPDSATQERIQLLRAFGAEVVLTPAEEGYTAAIEKAEEIHRERPGSWFARQHENDDNVAAHYATTGPEIWADTGGRLDVLVVGVGTGGTLSGTARYLKERHPALRVVAVEPERSPVLSEGWGGLHRIPGLNGGFVADTTDTDLIDEVLTVSDAAAFDTSRLLARTEGLLVGVSSGAAAHACRVLAARPEHAGHTFVTLFPDTGERYLSWLEAAAAAEDSAV
- a CDS encoding DMT family transporter, with the protein product MTMDDRNDAPHPGAGTSAAASPRPPATATTPGSPTPAARPTTAVTTLLTLATAVLWALLWALAFITTKLALEDASPGWVVGVRCLAAGAVLVSLRARHLPAARRELGRLTLAGLLTTTGYLGVIGFALPHLSAGMAAVLSSGTPLLVVTLTVLSSRSRLRPVHAAGLVLGVVGIVMSAVDRLNLGVVTVGGIVLGCCAVCCLALGTFLTPYLIRPGTDLFLATGWQSLTGAVPLLLITACTGDLVPDGMGPRLVGLMLYLALGASILGMTLWLLLIRRVGPSRASIAQFMPPLFSIALAAALLGEPVTPLEALAVVPVALSTVLTTRR
- a CDS encoding MFS transporter, coding for MTRPAGPSAPAGRAPAPPLGRRRAAVGGALLAAFGGFAGFNLLLSALPAYAVASGAGPAGAGTLTATLMAATLAVQPFTPRLFARLGRRRSLALSGVLLGLPALALPVAASMPALAVLSAVRGLGFGVFVVAGVTFTTELFPPGSRGRALGWYGAVVGVAGVLGAPLGIALARRGAYGVTFALAAGAAALVVAGAFGFPRGAPPAAAGRPRKRRGTWRSLRPLSGPLLVEFASTTAYGVVFTFLPLTAPAAPEALLVAQGATVLSRLGAGWLIDRHGGRPVLVPAAVLTAVGAAAGAASHQPVLLLGGAALFGVGFGAVQSATLVLAMRAAEETSGEPVLAGVAWNIAFDAGTGAGSLLGGPVLALGGPPVLFPATAALLTVFLLADLGAAAVRRSGASGGR
- a CDS encoding putative leader peptide; its protein translation is MRARRDSRLPHYGRAFTTRVLRRHVDLLRVSSALCPGTPPRH
- a CDS encoding LLM class flavin-dependent oxidoreductase — translated: MSPFAPRPQLHLGVFYPGVGAQLIWDDPDALPHTAADTFVRVARTLERGLFDAFFLGEGLRVRENRGRVFDLDAAGRPDAITQLSALAAVTERIGLVATQNTTYNHPADLARRLAGLDLLSGGRAGWNVVTTDNAWTGANFRHGGWLAHERRYERADRFIDVAKELWSSWGRPDATVERDDDLVRLTATATVPGSPQGRPVLFQAGDSDGGRELAARHAEVVFSAHTEYGKALAYATDLRARLARHGRPPDALRILPGAGVVLGDTQDDAVEKARWVREQQVNGARATAWLEQYWGTDLSAYDPDGPLPDIEPTADELDPSRGTVAVEHRTGKLALVQKWRALAAERDLSIKELVREVSPVHPTFVGTPGAVADEWARYLRDGAVDGFNLAPHTLPTSVDDVVDLLVPELQERGVYRTEYRGSTLRDHLGLPPLPTAGRP
- a CDS encoding cupin domain-containing protein; translation: MTQLPRIVLPAEGESVQIGTTTQTTFKAVGGETDNRLGLFEHRMDPGAPGASPHIHKEQLEAFYVLHGTVELHLDGRSFPAKPGTYVNVPENMSHGFRNPYQDQATMLIIFTPAKDREDYFRGLAELYADGNRPTEDELLDLMSRYDQYEVTVDGTVPGWGRH